A window of Sutcliffiella cohnii contains these coding sequences:
- the msrA gene encoding peptide-methionine (S)-S-oxide reductase MsrA, protein MSNKTLELATFAGGCFWCMVKPFDEMPGIEKVVSGYTGGTIENPTYEQVKTGTSGHYEVVQITYDPSLFSYEKLLELYWPQIDPTDPDGQFFDRGPQYRTAIFYHTSEQQKLAEASKKAIEESGRYKKPIVTEIKKATYFYEAEDYHQHFYKKNPEKYKQERIESGRDAYIKEVWGEEYAK, encoded by the coding sequence ATGTCTAATAAAACATTGGAGCTTGCTACTTTTGCTGGTGGATGTTTTTGGTGTATGGTAAAGCCTTTTGATGAAATGCCAGGGATTGAAAAAGTTGTATCAGGATATACTGGTGGAACAATTGAAAACCCTACATATGAACAAGTTAAAACAGGAACTTCAGGTCATTATGAAGTTGTTCAAATAACGTACGATCCATCGTTATTTTCCTATGAAAAATTATTGGAACTATATTGGCCACAAATTGACCCAACAGATCCGGATGGTCAATTTTTTGATAGAGGACCACAATATCGTACTGCTATTTTTTATCACACTTCAGAGCAACAAAAACTAGCGGAAGCATCTAAGAAAGCAATTGAAGAAAGCGGAAGATATAAAAAGCCTATTGTAACAGAAATAAAAAAAGCTACATATTTTTATGAAGCGGAAGACTATCATCAACATTTTTATAAAAAGAACCCTGAAAAATATAAGCAAGAGCGAATCGAATCTGGACGTGATGCTTATATTAAAGAAGTTTGGGGAGAAGAATATGCGAAATAA
- a CDS encoding DHH family phosphoesterase has translation MIHLFTHNDLDGIGCAIIAKLTFQKKVEVHYNSVGSLNIQVEKFIEAGNIEHKLMITDLSVNERNEALITTFIENGGNAILIDHHKSALHLNEHSWGNVTVEYEDGRLTSATSLLFDYLKEEGEITTNKAIEDFVELVRQYDTWEWDANGNTEAKRLNDLFYMLSIDEFVDRMLPRLERNEPFQFDDFESQILDLEENKMERYLRRKQRELIQTNIDGKIVGVVFAESYISELGNEFGKHNTHLDYIAIVNMGSRRISLRTVHDEIDVSLIASQFDGGGHSKAAGCLLTDKAYTLFVSNTFKLEPIKMDAFNNVYNVKESRNGSLYRTKENGLFFIINANGTWKLVHEGKPLEEKFSTYIEAERHLKRTFGAWLVRDREYVDYLMEHANPLKK, from the coding sequence ATGATTCATTTATTCACACATAACGACCTAGACGGAATAGGATGTGCCATTATAGCAAAACTAACTTTCCAAAAAAAGGTAGAAGTTCATTACAATTCGGTAGGAAGCTTGAATATTCAAGTAGAAAAGTTCATAGAGGCTGGCAACATCGAACACAAACTTATGATCACAGATTTATCAGTAAATGAGCGAAACGAAGCACTTATTACAACTTTTATCGAAAATGGCGGCAACGCAATATTAATTGACCATCATAAATCAGCTCTTCATTTAAATGAACATTCATGGGGAAATGTAACAGTGGAATACGAAGATGGACGGTTAACAAGTGCCACATCCTTATTATTTGATTATCTAAAAGAAGAGGGTGAAATCACTACAAATAAAGCAATAGAAGACTTTGTAGAATTAGTTAGACAATATGATACTTGGGAATGGGATGCAAATGGAAATACGGAAGCAAAAAGACTAAATGACCTTTTTTATATGCTATCCATTGATGAATTCGTTGACAGAATGCTTCCTAGATTAGAAAGAAATGAACCTTTTCAATTTGATGACTTTGAATCACAAATACTAGATTTAGAAGAAAATAAAATGGAACGTTATTTGCGAAGAAAGCAAAGAGAACTTATTCAAACAAATATTGATGGAAAAATAGTAGGTGTCGTTTTTGCCGAATCATATATTTCAGAATTAGGAAATGAATTTGGAAAACATAATACCCATTTAGATTATATTGCTATCGTTAACATGGGAAGTAGACGCATTAGTTTGCGTACCGTTCATGATGAAATAGACGTTTCCTTAATAGCCTCTCAATTTGATGGAGGAGGACATTCTAAAGCAGCTGGCTGTCTTTTAACAGATAAGGCGTATACTTTATTTGTTTCAAATACGTTTAAACTGGAACCAATAAAGATGGATGCGTTTAATAATGTATATAATGTGAAAGAATCACGCAATGGTTCCCTTTATCGTACGAAAGAAAATGGGTTGTTTTTTATAATAAATGCCAATGGAACTTGGAAGTTAGTACACGAAGGGAAACCGTTGGAAGAGAAATTTTCAACCTATATAGAAGCAGAACGCCATTTAAAACGAACATTTGGAGCATGGCTTGTTCGGGATCGAGAGTATGTAGATTATTTAATGGAGCATGCAAACCCCTTGAAAAAATAA
- a CDS encoding Fpg/Nei family DNA glycosylase, translating into MPEMPEMETYRRLLSTSVNNLPITDVVINREKSINVPVVTFRNELIGRKIINIRRRAKYLLFDLDSGDSLLLHLMLGGWMYIGGEDDTPDRTKQIIITFNSKQLQFIGLRLGFLHLLKKEALNKKLENLGPELNELSLEKWVSLLQKRRGKIKTTLINQEVVAGIGNLYSDEICYEAKVHPEQTSLTVEQLSNLYHAMVNVMKEAIHYGGYMDNPLYKEDNLVGSFYERRKVYDREGEKCKRCNSIIQKIKISSRKSYICPHCQIVSA; encoded by the coding sequence ATGCCAGAAATGCCAGAAATGGAAACGTACAGGCGACTGTTATCTACGAGTGTAAATAACTTACCAATTACAGATGTCGTCATTAACCGCGAAAAGTCTATTAATGTACCTGTTGTCACCTTTCGTAACGAGTTAATAGGGAGAAAAATTATAAATATTAGAAGGAGAGCGAAGTATTTATTATTCGATCTTGATTCCGGAGACTCCTTATTATTACATTTAATGCTAGGTGGATGGATGTACATAGGTGGGGAAGACGATACACCTGATCGAACGAAACAAATAATAATAACTTTTAACTCGAAGCAGCTACAGTTCATAGGATTACGTTTAGGCTTTTTACATCTACTTAAAAAAGAAGCTTTAAATAAAAAATTAGAAAATCTAGGACCGGAATTAAACGAATTAAGTTTAGAAAAATGGGTATCTCTACTTCAAAAAAGAAGAGGTAAAATAAAAACAACGTTAATCAATCAGGAAGTAGTTGCAGGAATTGGTAATTTGTATTCAGATGAAATTTGTTACGAGGCAAAAGTACACCCTGAACAAACTTCATTAACTGTAGAACAATTAAGTAATCTTTATCACGCAATGGTAAATGTAATGAAAGAAGCAATTCATTACGGTGGATATATGGATAATCCTTTATATAAGGAGGACAATCTAGTAGGATCATTTTATGAGAGAAGGAAAGTATATGATCGTGAAGGAGAAAAGTGTAAAAGATGTAATAGTATTATACAAAAAATAAAGATATCTAGTCGTAAATCGTACATATGTCCACATTGCCAAATTGTTAGTGCTTAA
- a CDS encoding MFS transporter, protein MQEAKKLSMPLTNEEKTTVYPILFVIGFVHLLNDALQSVVPAMFPILQGSMGLTFTQIGLIGFALNFTSSLMQPLVGMYTDKRPSPYALPIGLCFSFIGIVGIALANSYWLIIVSVLLIGIGSATFHPEGSRVAYMAAGNKRGLAQSIYQVGGNSGQALAPLIAAIILIPFGQRGALSFTVVAGLAIILLLYIAKWYSNEIKNVRTVSIKKKSHSNNTETNKKHKKIIVFSICLLIFLVFARSWFHAGITSFYAFYIINEYGLTITEAQIYIFIFLATGAVGTFFGGPLADRYGKRNIILLSMLGSAPLALLLPFVGPFTAYILIGIIGFIILSSFSVTVVYAQELVPGKIGTVSGLIVGLAFGMGAVGSVALGWLADLIGLTNTIIFAACLPFIGLLTFFLPSDEKVKEIHH, encoded by the coding sequence ATGCAAGAAGCGAAAAAGTTATCAATGCCTTTAACGAATGAGGAAAAAACAACAGTTTATCCTATTCTTTTCGTAATTGGTTTTGTTCATTTGTTAAATGACGCTTTACAATCTGTTGTTCCCGCTATGTTTCCTATACTACAAGGAAGTATGGGACTAACATTTACGCAAATTGGGCTAATTGGTTTTGCGCTTAATTTTACATCATCCCTTATGCAACCATTAGTAGGTATGTATACGGATAAGCGACCATCCCCTTACGCTTTGCCGATTGGCCTTTGTTTTTCATTCATTGGTATTGTAGGTATTGCCCTAGCAAACTCTTATTGGTTAATTATTGTTTCGGTCTTACTAATAGGAATTGGCTCCGCTACTTTTCATCCTGAAGGATCCCGTGTTGCGTACATGGCGGCAGGGAATAAAAGAGGATTAGCTCAATCTATATACCAAGTTGGAGGAAACTCAGGTCAAGCACTTGCTCCACTAATAGCCGCAATTATTTTAATCCCTTTCGGTCAAAGAGGAGCTCTTTCCTTTACAGTAGTTGCAGGTTTGGCTATTATTCTCTTACTTTATATTGCTAAGTGGTATAGTAATGAAATTAAAAATGTTAGAACAGTATCTATAAAGAAGAAATCTCATAGTAATAATACCGAAACAAATAAGAAGCATAAGAAAATAATCGTATTTTCTATCTGTTTATTAATTTTTCTTGTATTTGCACGTTCATGGTTCCATGCAGGTATTACGAGCTTTTATGCGTTTTATATTATAAACGAATATGGTTTAACGATAACAGAGGCACAAATTTATATTTTTATCTTTTTAGCGACTGGAGCAGTAGGTACTTTTTTCGGAGGTCCCCTCGCGGATCGATATGGGAAAAGGAATATTATATTACTATCAATGTTAGGTTCTGCACCACTAGCATTACTATTACCGTTTGTTGGTCCGTTTACAGCTTATATATTAATTGGAATTATCGGGTTCATCATTTTATCAAGTTTCTCTGTAACTGTAGTATATGCTCAAGAGTTAGTCCCAGGAAAAATAGGTACAGTATCTGGTCTAATTGTAGGTTTAGCTTTTGGGATGGGGGCTGTTGGTTCTGTCGCACTTGGTTGGCTTGCTGATTTAATAGGTTTAACAAACACTATAATATTTGCTGCCTGTTTACCATTTATCGGGCTATTGACATTCTTTCTACCTTCCGATGAGAAAGTGAAGGAAATTCATCATTAA